The DNA segment GTTTGTGAGCGGGACTTCGGCGGTGGGGATGAGCCAGCGGCGACTGGCTTTGATGCCAGCTTCGCTCTCTATGATGAAACGTAGCAGCTCCGTCGCAGAGGTCGTCGATGCCCGAAGGAGCTCCGCGGTGTTTCTTAAAACCTTAAGCGAACTTTCCCATTTGACATCTATAGGGATATCAGACGTCTCCAGGCCGATTATTATGTCGTCGAGGCTCGCTACACCACCGCTAACGGATAATTTGTAATCCGACTCTACATCAGCCAGTCCACTTACAGTTGAAGCGGAAGGAGGCTCGATTTTTATTGACAGACCGTAAAACTGATCCTCTTCAAACTTCGGCAGCTGCGCCGTGCCGAACATTGCGTCGTCACGCACCAGCAGCGGCGGCGCGACCTCGGTATAGCCGTGCTCGCCCGTATGCAGATCGAGCATGAATTGCGCGAGCGCGCGCTCGAGCCGCGCGATCCCGCCCTTGTTCACGACGAAGCGCGCGCCCGAGAGCTTGGCGGCGCTCTCGAAATCCATGAGCTTCAGGCCTTCGCCAATGTCGAAATGCTCTTTCGGCGGATAGTTGAACTGCCGCGGCTCGCCCCAGAGCAGAACCTCGACATTGTCGTGCTCGTCCTTGCCTTCCGGCACCTGGTCGAGCGGCGTGTTGGGAATTTCCGACAGCGCCTTGTCGAGCGCAGCGCTCGCCTCGCGCTCGGCCTGCTCGAGCTGTGGGAAGTCTTCTTTGAGCTTCGCGACTTCCGCCTTCAGCGCCTCGGCGCGAGCGGCGTCCTTCTCGCGCATGGCGAGGCCGATTTCCTTGGAGGCCGCGTTGCGACGCTCCTGCGCCGCCTGCAAGGCCGCGATCGCCGCGCGGCGCGCGTCGTCGAGCGCGAAGAGGCTTTCCGACAGAGGCGGGAGATTGCGGCGGCGGCGGCCATTGTCGAAAGCTTCCGCATTATCGCGAATGAATTTGATGTCATGCATGAGAATCGATCCGACGACTGGTGCGTGCCCTCATCCGACCCGGCTACGCCGGGCCACCTTCTCCCGCATGCGGGAGAAGGGAGTGGCCGACGTTGCGCGAAAACGAGGGGCGCGAATCCTTCTCCCACTCGTGGGAGAAGGTGGCCCTCGCGTCAGCGAGGGTCGGATGAGGGTCCTTGTCCCTCGAGCGGAACGAAGGGTCAACCCGCCGCTTGCTGTTCCTCGGCCGCGGCGCGCTTCTTCTCGATCCAGCGCACGGAAATGATCGACGCCTCGTAGAGCAGCAGCCCCGGTATGGCGAGCGCCAGCTGGCTGAACACATCCGGCGGCGTCAGCACCGCCGCCACGATGAAGACGAGGACGATCGCATAGCGGCGCTTCTCGGCCAGGAATTGCGAGGAGACGATGCCGATCTGACCGAGCAGCGTCAGCACCACCGGCAGCTGGAAGACGACGCCGAAGGCGAGCACCAGCGTCATGATCAACGAGAGATATTCGGAGACGCGCGGCAGCAGCTCGATCTTCGCCTTGCCGGGCTCGTTGGCCTGCTGCATCGAGATGAAGAAATGCAGCAGATTGGGCATGACGAGAAAATAGACGACCAATGCGCCGAGCGCGAAGAAAATAGGCGTGGCGAAGAGATAGGGCCGAAAGGCGGCCCGCTCGTGCTTGTAGAGGCCGGGCGCGACGAAAGCATAGACTTGCCCGAACACGATCGGACAGGAGACGAAAGCGGCGGCGAACATCGCCACCTTGATCTGCGTGAAGAAATATTCCTGCGGCGCGGTATAGATGAGCGTCGCATCTGGACCCACGGCGATCGTATAGGGGACCACCAGCAAATTATAAATGTCCTTGGCGAAGAAGAAGGCCAGGATGAAGGCGCCCAGAAACGCCATCAGCGCGCGGATGAGCCGCTCGCGCAGCTCCATCAGATGCTCGAGGAGCGGCGCCTTGGTGGCGTCGATATCGGCGTCGGTCATATCGGCTGGCTTTCGGGCGTCGTCTCGGCCCCGCTCGTCGTCGCCGCGGGCTCGCTCGCGGCCGGCTCGCTGGAGGCGTGGACATCGGCCTGCGCTTCGACGGCCGGCGCCGGCGCGGCCGCATGACTCTCGGCCGTGACGCTCTCAGCGACAACGCTGCTCTCGGCCGCCTTGGCCTCACCATCTTGCGGCGGAGCGGGCGGGCCTTCGATCGCGCCGACGATCTGCTCGCGGGCCTGCTTGAGCGGATCGAAGGCGACATCGCCGACGCCAGTGAAGGCCGAATCGACCTCGTTCTTCAAATTTTTCTGAACCTCGGCGAGATCGGCCTCGCGCATCGCATCCATGAACTGGCCTTGGAACTCGGACGCCATGCGCCGCATGCGCCCGGTGATCTGGCCGATCTGACGCAACACGCGCGGCAGGTCCTTGGTCGGAATCGCGACGAGCGCGACGATGCCGATGACGATCAGCTTTCCGGGATCGAGATCGAACATGGTCTTCTCGAGAGCCTGCGCACGGCAGGCGAAACAAGGGTGGCGTCAGGCCTTTTTCGCTTCGGCCGTCTTATCGGCGTGGAGCGTCGTCTGGCTCGCGAGCGGCTGATGCTCCAGCGATTTCGCCGGCTCCTCGGCCTTCGCCTCGGTGTCGTCTTCGGCGAGGCCCTTCTTGAAGGCCTTGATGCCTTTGGCGACGTCGCCCATGACGTCGGAAATCTTGAAGCGGCCGCCGAACAATATGAAGGCCACGCCGCCGACGATAATCCAATGCCAGATCGACAGACCGCCCATGGCGTGAACCTCCCACTCGTCTTTCGTGGACCGGCGAGGCCGGCCGAAACTTCTCGGAACCTAGGACGCCGGACGCGCAAAAACAAGTTGGATGAGACGCCCTGCGTCGAATTCTCCGACGCTTTAGGTAGGATTTCGACTTGGCCCGGGCGAGACTGGGCAAAAGCGCCCTATTCCTCTATCGGCTCGGGCTCCTCCGGCGCGTCGGGCTCCTGCAGAAAATCCATCTCGAGCGCCGCCTCGGCGTCGCCCTCCAACGGATCCTCGTCCTCCTTGAGCGTGGCGTCGTCGGTCGGCTGCGGCACGTCGAAGCCCTTGGGCAGACGGCCGTCGAAGAGGCCGGCGCCTTTCAGCTCGTCGAGGCCGGGCAGATCGCCGATCTGCTCCAGGCCGAACTGCATGAGGAACGCATCGGTCGTGCCATAGGTGAGCGGACGCCCCGGCGCGCGGCGGCGGCCGCGCAGGCGAATCCAGCCGGTCTCCAGCAGCACGTCCAGCGTGCCTTTGGCGACGGCGACGCCTCTTATGTCCTCGATCTCGGCGCGCGTCACCGGCTGGTGATAGGCGACGATGGCGAGCGTCTCCAGCGCGGCGCGGGAGAGCTTCTTCTGCTCCACCTGCTCGCGCGCCAGCACCCAGCCGAGATCGGCGGCGGTGCGGAAGAACCATTTGCGGCCGGCGCGCGTCAGCGTGACGCCGCGGTCGGCGTAATCCTGCTTCAGCCTGGTCAGCACGGCCTCGACGTCCATTCCGTCCGGCAGGCGGCGGGCGATCTCCGTCTCCTCGAGTGGCTCGCTGGCCGCAAAAAGCAGCGCCTCGGCGATGCGCGAGGCCTCGCGCAGCGCCGCCGCCTCTTCATCGGGGGCGGCGTCGTCCTGGAACAGCTCGACGGGTCGCAAGGCTCGCGCCAAATTTCTCTCCCTCGCCTTTGGATCATGAGCCCTGTGGCTCACGGCTCCGAGGCTTCGCTCAAAGAGCCCGAAGGCTCGCGGTCTAGTTCCGTATCGCGCCGACGCAGCCAGATCGGCGCGAAGGCGCGGTCCTGGCGAATGTCGAACCGCCCTTCCCGCACCATTTCCAGCGAAGCGGAAAAAGACGAGGCGCGGACGGTGCGCGCGGTTTGAATATCCACACAATAATCCAGCAGGTAATCGTCGAGCGCGGTCCATTGGGCCGCGATTCCAGCGAGCCGCTCCAGCGTCTCGCGCGCCTCGGCCAACGACCAGACATTGCGCTGGCGCAGCGTGACCTTGGAGATCGCCTGCTTCTGCCGCTGGCGGGCGTAGGCCGACAGAAGATCATAGAGGCTGGCCGTGAAGGTCGAGTTCGTCTTGGTCTCTATGCCCTCCGGCCCGCCGCGCAGGAACATGTCGCGGCCGAGCCGCGCGCGCTCCTGAAGCTTGTCGGACGCCGCGCGGATCGCCTCCAGCCGGCGCAGACGATCGGCGAGCGCCGCGGCCAGCTCTGCGGCCGAAGGCTCCTCCCCCGTCTTGGGCTGCTCCGGCAGCAGCAGGCGTGATTTCAGATAGGCGAGCCAGGCGGCCATCACCAGATAATCGGCGGCGAGCTCGAGCCGGACGCGCCGCGCCTCCTCGACGAAAGCGAGATATTGCTCGGCCAGCGCCAAAATGGAAATGCGGGCGAGATCGACCTTCTGGCGGCGGGCGAGCTCTAGCAGCAGGTCCAGCGGGCCTTCGAAGCCGTCGACATCGACGAGGAAGGCGGGCTCCGCCTCCGCGCGCTCATGTTCTCCGGCGATGTCGAAAGCCAAATCCTGCGCCATATCGCCTCACGGCGTCGTCTCACGCCTCCGCCCATCGGGAAGGCGAGAGATTGGGCCGATCAGACGCCGGCCGCAAGAGCCGCGTCGAGCTGACGGGCGCCGTCCACAGGATCGAATTCCTTCGGCGCGGCGATTTTCGCCTTGGCGGCGCGCGCCCGCTCCAGCGCCCGGCCGGCGAGATCGCCCGCCCCTTCCGCCACGGCGCGGGCCTCGGCGAGATCGCCGTTGCAATGCAGGACCACATCGCAGCCGGCGGCGATCGCCCCCTCGGCGCGCGCGCGGAAGCCGCCGGAGAGCGCCTTCATCGAGAGATCGTCGGTCATCAGCAGGCCGTCGAAGCCGATGAGGCCGCGAATGATCCCTTCAATCACGGCCTTGGAGAGCGTGCCCGGGGCCTCGGGATCGATGGCCCGATAGACGACATGGGCGGTCATGCCCAGCGGCAGATCGGCGTCGGCGCGGAAGGGAATGAAATCCTGCGCCTCCAGCTCGGCGCGGGAGGCCTCGACGACGGGCAG comes from the Methylosinus sp. PW1 genome and includes:
- the scpB gene encoding SMC-Scp complex subunit ScpB; the encoded protein is MARALRPVELFQDDAAPDEEAAALREASRIAEALLFAASEPLEETEIARRLPDGMDVEAVLTRLKQDYADRGVTLTRAGRKWFFRTAADLGWVLAREQVEQKKLSRAALETLAIVAYHQPVTRAEIEDIRGVAVAKGTLDVLLETGWIRLRGRRRAPGRPLTYGTTDAFLMQFGLEQIGDLPGLDELKGAGLFDGRLPKGFDVPQPTDDATLKEDEDPLEGDAEAALEMDFLQEPDAPEEPEPIEE
- a CDS encoding twin-arginine translocase TatA/TatE family subunit yields the protein MGGLSIWHWIIVGGVAFILFGGRFKISDVMGDVAKGIKAFKKGLAEDDTEAKAEEPAKSLEHQPLASQTTLHADKTAEAKKA
- the serS gene encoding serine--tRNA ligase translates to MHDIKFIRDNAEAFDNGRRRRNLPPLSESLFALDDARRAAIAALQAAQERRNAASKEIGLAMREKDAARAEALKAEVAKLKEDFPQLEQAEREASAALDKALSEIPNTPLDQVPEGKDEHDNVEVLLWGEPRQFNYPPKEHFDIGEGLKLMDFESAAKLSGARFVVNKGGIARLERALAQFMLDLHTGEHGYTEVAPPLLVRDDAMFGTAQLPKFEEDQFYGLSIKIEPPSASTVSGLADVESDYKLSVSGGVASLDDIIIGLETSDIPIDVKWESSLKVLRNTAELLRASTTSATELLRFIIESEAGIKASRRWLIPTAEVPLTNLVRESILDESQLPLRFTAGTYCFRAEAGAAGRDTRGMIRQHQFYKVELVSITTPEQSLEEHERMTGCAEKVLQLLELPYRKVTLCTGDMGFASQKTYDLEVWLPGQGKYREISSCSVCGDFQARRMNARFRPAEGKATRFVHTLNGSGVAVGRALVAVLENYQEADGSVTVPTVLRPYMGGLERIAAAR
- a CDS encoding protein translocase TatA, whose protein sequence is MFDLDPGKLIVIGIVALVAIPTKDLPRVLRQIGQITGRMRRMASEFQGQFMDAMREADLAEVQKNLKNEVDSAFTGVGDVAFDPLKQAREQIVGAIEGPPAPPQDGEAKAAESSVVAESVTAESHAAAPAPAVEAQADVHASSEPAASEPAATTSGAETTPESQPI
- the tatC gene encoding twin-arginine translocase subunit TatC; translation: MTDADIDATKAPLLEHLMELRERLIRALMAFLGAFILAFFFAKDIYNLLVVPYTIAVGPDATLIYTAPQEYFFTQIKVAMFAAAFVSCPIVFGQVYAFVAPGLYKHERAAFRPYLFATPIFFALGALVVYFLVMPNLLHFFISMQQANEPGKAKIELLPRVSEYLSLIMTLVLAFGVVFQLPVVLTLLGQIGIVSSQFLAEKRRYAIVLVFIVAAVLTPPDVFSQLALAIPGLLLYEASIISVRWIEKKRAAAEEQQAAG
- a CDS encoding ScpA family protein; the encoded protein is MAQDLAFDIAGEHERAEAEPAFLVDVDGFEGPLDLLLELARRQKVDLARISILALAEQYLAFVEEARRVRLELAADYLVMAAWLAYLKSRLLLPEQPKTGEEPSAAELAAALADRLRRLEAIRAASDKLQERARLGRDMFLRGGPEGIETKTNSTFTASLYDLLSAYARQRQKQAISKVTLRQRNVWSLAEARETLERLAGIAAQWTALDDYLLDYCVDIQTARTVRASSFSASLEMVREGRFDIRQDRAFAPIWLRRRDTELDREPSGSLSEASEP